The genomic DNA TCGTCGTCACCACGTTGCTGATGTCGCTGGGCGTGGTGCTCCTGCTGGGCTTCGTGGTCATCGGGCAGGTGCGCAACGGTTTGCTGGACGCCAAGGTGAAGGCATCCCAGAGTCAGGCCGTGGGCGGGTTCACCGTCGCCGGGCAGAGGGCCGACAGCACGGCGAGCGCGAGCGGCGGGGACGAAAACGCCGGAGCGGCCGGCACCCCCGTGCAGAACGTCAGCGGTTGGATGACTGACCTGGTGGCCTCGCTCTCCAGCGGCGGCCAGGGCGCCTTCGACGTCGTGACGCTCAGCACCAGGGCCGCGGACAACGAGAACAGGGGTCTGGGGCCGCGCGCGTCGGGCGGCGTCGAACCCAGCCTCAGCGTGCCGGAAGGCCTGCGGAAACGCGTCGACGCCGGCTTGGGCGTGGCCCAGAGCTACACCCGCATCGTCTACACCGATCACGGCCGTGAGGCGCAGCCGGCGCTGATCATCGGCAAGCAGGTCAACGACCCCAACGGCGACCCTTACCAGCTGTACTACCTCTTCCCGCTCACCCAGGAGGAGAAGTCGCTCAGCCTGGTCAAGGGGACACTGGCGACGGCGGGCCTGTTCGTCGTGGTGCTGCTCGGGGCCATCGCCTGGCTGGTGGTGCGCCAGGTGGTCACGCCGGTACGGATGGCTGCGGGGATCGCCGAGCGGCTGTCCGCCGGGCACCTGCAAGAACGTATGAAGGTCACGGGCGAGGACGACATCGCGCGCCTCGGCGAGGCTTTCAACAAGATGGCGCAGAACCTTCAGTTGAAGATTCAGCAGCTGGAGGACCTCTCGCGGATGCAGCGGCGGTTCGTGTCGGACGTGTCGCACGAGCTGCGTACGCCGTTGACGACCGTGCGGATGGCGGCCGACGTCATCCATGAGGCGCGCGTGGACTTCGATCCGGTGACCGCGCGGTCCGCGGAACTGCTCGCCGACCAGCTGGACCGGTTCGAGTCGCTGCTCGCGGATCTGCTGGAGATCAGCCGCTTCGACGCGGGCGCGGCGGCGCTGGAGGCGGACGCGATCGACCTGCGGGAGGTCGTCCGGCGGGTCGTCAGCGGGGCCGAGCCGCTCGCCGAGCGGAAGGGCACGCACATACGTGTCGTCGGTGACCAGCAGCCCGTGGTGGCCGAGGCGGACGCCCGGCGCGTCGAGCGGGTGCTGCGCAATCTCGTGGTCAACGCCGTGGAGCACGGTGAGGGCAAGGACGTGGTGGTCAAGCTCGCCGCTGCGGGCGGCGCGGTCGCTGTCGCGGTGCGTGACTACGGGGTGGGGCTCAAGCCCGGCGAGGCGACCCGGGTGTTCAGCCGTTTCTGGCGGGCGGATCCGGCACGCGCGCGTACCACCGGTGGTACGGGCCTCGGGCTGTCCATCGCCTTGGAGGACGCCCGGCTGCACGGCGGCTGGTTGCAGGCATGGGGTGAGCCGGGCGGCGGTTCGCAGTTCCGGCTGACGCTGCCGCGGACCGCGGACGAGCCGCTGCGGGGATCCCCGATACCGCTGGAGCCCAAGGACTCGCGGCGTAATCGTGGACTTAATGGTGCCGGTCTGCCGCTCGGCGGCTCCGGCAAGCTCGCCACGGTGCCCGTCCAGCCCGCCGGTGAGAACGCGCCGCCGCAGATGCCCCCGCGCGCGCCCATGGCGCCGCGGCTGGCGACGGCGACCCCCACAGCCGACCCCACCGCGCTGCCCGGTAACGGCGCGCGGGTGGTGCCGCGGCCCGCGGGCGGCGCACGCAAGCAGAACGACACGCCCCCGGCGAGCGGGGGACGGAGCACACAGGAGCCGCCCGAGAGCGGCAGCGGGCAAGGGGAGGCATTTCGTGGGCGCTGAGGGGGGCGGCCGACGGCGCGCGCTGCGGCTGGGGGCGTACGTCGGCTGTGGTGCCGTGCTGCTGACGGGGTGCGCCTCGATGCCGGACAGCGGGGATCTGCGGGGTGTCGAGTCGACGCCCCGGCAGGACGCGCAGGTCCGGGTGTTCGCGATGCCGCCGCGTGAGGATGCCGCGCCCGCTGAGATCGTCCAGGGTTTCCTGGAGGCGCTGACCAGCGACGACCCGCAGTATGAGACGGCGCGGGAGTACCTCACCGGCGATGCCTCGAAGCAGTGGCGGCCCTACAAGTCCACCACCGTGCTCGCCGACGGGCCGAATCCCGAGCCGGAGCGCACGAGGAACCGGGAGACCGGCGACGACTTCGCGTACACGCTGACGGGCAGCAGGCTCGCCAAGGTGGACGGGCAGCACGCGTATGCGCCGGACTCGGGTGACTACACCGGGACGGTGCATCTCACGCTGCAGCGGAAGACCGGGCAGTGGCGCATCGACGCGCTCCCGCAGGGCGTGGTGATGGGCAAGTCCGACTTCGAACGCAACTACAAGTCCGTCAACAAGTACTACTTCGCCTCGAACGTGCCCGCCGGGACGAGCGGTCAGCTGGGCACCGTCGCGGACCCGGTGTACGTACGCGGCAAGGTGGACCCGGTGACGGCGATGGTCACCGAGCTGCTGAAGGGCCCCACGCGCTGGCTGGCGCCGGTGGCGAGGTCGAGCTTCCCCACCGACACGGGGCTGAAGAAGGGCGTCACGTCGCTGGCGCCCGACGACCAGAACAAGCTGACGGTGCCGCTGAACAAGAAGGCCGACCGCGTCGGACGGGCGCAGTGCACCAAGATGGCGGCCCAACTTCTGTTCACGCTCAAGGATCTGACGCCCACGGGTGTGGACGAGGTGGAGCTGCAGCGGTCCGACGGGTCCACGCTGTGCGATCTCGGGGAGGCCGAGGCCGAGAGCATCGCCTCGCACGGCACGGGCAAGTCGGGCGAGTACGAGTACTTCATCGACGGCGAGCAGCGGCTCGTGCGGTTGTCCGGCAGCAGCAACGGCAAGGACCCGGATCCGGTGCCTGGGGCGCTGGGTGAGGGTGCCAAGAAGCTGCGCGCTGCGGCGGTCTCGCGTGACGAGGTCACCGCGGCCGGGGTCTCGTTCGACGGGAGCTCGCTGTACGTCGGGTCGCTGGTGTCGGGTGCCTCGCTCGGCGAGGCGGTCGTGCACAGTGCGGGCACGACCGAGAAGGACCGGCTGACGACTCCCAGCTGGGACGGCGGAGGTGACCTGTGGGTGGCCGACCGGGACCCGGCGAAGTCCCGGCTGCTCCTGTTGCAGAAGGGCTCGGGCGAACCGCTGGAGGTGCGCACGCCCAGGCTCGACGGGCGCATCGACGCCGTACGAGTGGCTGCCGACGGCGTGCGGATCGCGCTGATCGTGGAACGGGACGGCAAGACGTCTCTGCAGATCGGACGTATCGAGCGGGAGACCAAGGCCGATGAGCGCGCCGATGTGTCGATTCTCGAACTGCACTCCGTGACACCGCAGCTGGAGGAGGTCACGGCCATGTCGTGGGCCGGGGACAGCCGGCTCGTGGTGGTCGGGCGCGAGAAGGGCGGTGTGCAGCAGATGCGGTACGTCCAGGTCGACGGCTCCACGCCGTCGGGCTCGGCGCCCGCCTCGCTGACCGGCGTGCAGCAGATCGCGGCGTCCGAGGACGAGCGGCTGCCGCTGGTGGCGTACTCGGAGGACGGGATCGTACGGCTGTCGTCCGGAGCGCAGTGGCAGAAGGTCATGAAGGAGGGGACGGCTCCGGTCTATCCGGGCTGAGCCCCGTTGTCCCAGGTGAGAGGCCATTCGAGGCTTCCGCGTCACAGGCCGTCCCCCGTGTGGGTGACGGCCTGTGGCGATGGTGGCCGGTTGTCCACAGGGAGTTGTCCACAGGTCTGGCAGGACAGCGCGGGCATTGGCACAGTGGTGGGCATGCGGGGGTGGTGGCAGGACCTCACGGATCTGGTGCTGCCGGCCGAGTGCGGAGGCTGCGGCAAGCCTCGTACGGTGCTCTGCCCGGAGTGCCGTGCCGCCCTTCACGGGGCCGCGCCGTGCCGGGTGCGACCGGAGCCGGAGCCGTCGGGGCTGCCTGTCGTGCACGCGTCGGCGGCGTACGAGGGCGGGGTGCGGGCGGCGCTCCTCGCGCACAAGGAACGCGGTGCGCTGGCGCTGGCAGGACCGCTGGGGACGGCTCTGGCGGGGGCTGTGCGGGCGGGGCTGGGGTCTGCGAGGCCCTGGTGCGGGGACGGGCCGGTGCGGCCCGGAGGCGGCGTCGTGCGGGAGTCCGTGCTGCTGGTTCCGGTGCCGTCGTCGCGGCGGGTGGTGCGGGCGCGGGGGCATGATCCCGCGCGGCGGATCGCGCTCGCGGCGGCGGGAGAGCTGCGGCGGGCCGGGACGGTGGCGCGGGTGGCGGCCGTGCTGCGGCAGCGGCGGTTCGTGGCAGACCAGTCGGGGCTCAACGCCCGGCAGCGGCTGGCGAATCTCGCGGGCGCGCTGGAGGTGGCCGCCGGGGGCGCCCGGCTGCTGGCCGGTGGGGGGCGGGTCGTGCTCGTCGACGACCTGATGACGACCGGCGCTTCGCTGGCGGAGGCGGCCCGCGCGGTGCGGGCCGCGATGGCGGACACGCAGGTGTACGGAGAAGGAACGCGGGAAACAACGGGAGAACGGATGGTGGGAGCGACAGTGACGGAGCCGGAGCGGACAGAAGCCGTACGGAGAATGGCGCGTACGAGCGATGCCGGAGACGGGGTCCGAGCAGCCGTTGTCGCAGCTTCTCCGGACGCTTTCGAAATAAACTGGAACTGACCACGAACTTGCATCGTTGCAGGTAACCAGAGGGTAATTTCACCTGAACGGAGGTACGCCGCGGTAGAGGGTGACGACATCCGTCCAGGCGAGATATGTTCGGTTGTGAGGGAATGGCACAGCCCGCACCTCGCATATCCGAATGCCGTGCCGCGGGTTTTCTGCAATCACCCGCACCGGTGGGGTGGAGATCTCGCCCACGGGGGAGGAGGAGGTGGACGTCACCGAGTCCGAGGTTCCGGTGCTCACCGGGGCCTGGTGCAAAAGGGAGATGCTCCGCCAGGGATGCGGAGTGATCCGGGAACGGAGTTCTGCGTGGACATCGTCGTCAAGGGCCGCAAGACCGAGGTGCCCGAGCGGTTCCGCAAGCACGTGGCCGAGAAGCTGAAGCTGGAGAAGATCCAGAAGCTCGATGGCAAGGTGATCAGCCTCGACGTCGAGGTGTCCAAGGAGCCCAACCCCCGGCAGGCCGACCGTTGCGACCGAGTGGAGATCACGCTCCGCTCCCGCGGACCGGTGATCCGGGCGGAGGCAGCGGCCAGCGATCCGTACGCGGCGCTCGACCTGGCGGCGGACAAGCTCGAAGCCCGGCTGCGCAAGGAGCACGACAAGCGCCACACCCGCCGCGGTGCGGGCAGGCTCTCCGCCGCGGACGTCGCCGACACCGTTCCGGGCGCAGCGACGCTGAACGGGAGCGGCGGCATCGTCAGTGAGGCGGAGTCGGACGGTATCCCGACCAAGAAGATCGGCTCGCTCGAGGTCAAGGGCGAAGGCCCCCTCGTGGTCCGCGAGAAGACCCACGTTGCTTCCCCGATGTCGCTCGACCAGGCGCTCTACGAGATGGAGCTGGTCGGGCATGACTTCTATCTGTTCGTCGACTCCGAGACCAAGGAGCCCAGTGTCGTCTACCGGCGGCACGCATACGACTACGGCGTCATCCACCTCAGCACGGACCCGATGGTCGCCCAGGCGCAGTCGGCCGACGCGGGCGGTGCACTCGGCGGCTGACCTCGCCGGCTGACAACTGGATCGGTGCCCCTGGAGTGCGTGTGCGCCCCCAGGGGCACCGGTGTGCGCCCCGTTCGCACCGCGGTCTGTCACCGCACTGTCGTCCGGGCATGGAATCATGGCCGCACCGGCCCAACCGGTGGGCCGTTGCCTTGGGTTGGCGATGGCACAGGACTACAGGCCACAGCCTTCAGGGGGAGGAACCATGGCGGACAGCTTCGGACCGATGCGGGACGACGATGCCGACGGCGGCGTCGTCGGCATGGGCCCGGACGCGGACTCTCCGGGCAAGGAGCCCATCCGAGTCCTTGTCGTGGACGACCACGCCCTCTTCCGCCGCGGTCTGGAGATCGTGCTCGCGGCCGAGGAGGACATCCAGGTCGTCGGAGAGGCCGGCGACGGCGCGGAGGCCGTGGACAAGGCCGCGGATCTGCTGCCCGACATCGTGCTGATGGACGTACGGATGCCCAAGCGCGGCGGGATCGAGGCGTGCACCTCCATCAAGGAGGTGGCGCCCAGCGCGAAGATCATCATGTTGACGATCAGCGACGAAGAGGCCGATCTCTACGACGCGATCAAGGCGGGCGCGACCGGTTATCTCCTCAAGGAGATCTCCACGGACGAGGTGGCCACGGCCATTCGCGCGGTCGCCGACGGGCAGTCGCAGATCAGCCCTTCCATGGCGTCGAAACTCCTCACCGAGTTCAAGTCGATGATCCAGCGGACGGACGAGCGCCGTCTGGTGCCCGCGCCGCGGCTCACGGACCGCGAACTGGAAGTCCTCAAGCTGGTCGCCACCGGGATGAACAACCGCGATATCGCGAAGGAGCTGTTCATCTCCGAGAACACCGTGAAGAACCATGTGCGCAACATCCTGGAGAAGCTGCAACTGCACTCCAGGATGGAGGCGGTGGTGTACGCGATGCGGGAGAAGATCCTCGAGATCCGGTAGCGGCACCCGACAGGCGTTCGCCCGGGGTCATCCCAGGGTGCGGGCCAGTTCCCTGACGAGGGGCTCGCGCAGTTCCGGGATGTCCACCCGCTCCACTCGTACGTCCGTGCAGTCCACCCAGGTCGCGGCCTCCACCAGGGCCTGCGCCACTCCCGGGACCGCCGTGGGGCCGTCCAGGGTCACCTGCTTGGCGACCAGGGTGCTGCCTTCGCGCGCGGGGTCCACGCGGCCGATCAGCTGCCCGCCCGCGAGCACCGGCATCGCGAAGTAGCCGTAGATCCGCTTCGGCTTCGGGACGTATGCCTCCAGGCGGTGGGTGAAGCCGAAGATCCGCTCTGTGCGCGCCCGCTCCCAGACCAGGGAGTCGAAGGGGGACAGGAGCGTCGTGCGGTGGCGGCCGCGCGGGGCCGTCTCCAGCGCCGCCGGGTCCGCCCAGGCCGGCTTGGACCAGCCCTCGACCGCCACCGGCACCAGACCCGAGTCCGCGATCACCGCGTCGAACTGCTCGCCCTTGAGACGGTGGTAGTCGGCGATGTCCGCGCGTGTGCCCACGCCCAGGGACTGGCCCGCGAGGCGGACGAGACGGCGCAGGCACTCGGTGTCGTCCAACTCGTCGTGCAGCAGCGTCTTTGGGACGGCACGCTCGGCCAGGTCGTACACCCGCTTCCAGCCGCGGCGCTCGACGCACACCACCTCGCCGTACATGAGCGCGCGCTCCACGGCGACCTTCGTGCCCGACCAGTCCCACCACTCGCTGGTCTTCTTCGCGCCGCCCAACTCGGTCGCGGTGAGCGGGCCTTCCGTGCGGAGCTGCTTGATGACCTGGTCGTACGTGCCGTCCGGCAGCTCGTGGTTCCAGTGCGGGCGGGCGCGGTAGGCGCGGCGGCGGAAGGCGAAGTGGGGCCACTCCTCGATGGGGAGGATGCAGGCCGCGTGCGACCAGTACTCGAACGCGTGGGGGTGTGCCGGGGAGGCGTCGGCGGATGCGGTGGTCCAGTACGCCCGCTCGACCGTTTTGCGGCCCACCGCGCCCAGGCGGGCGTACGGGATCAGCTCGTGCGAGCGGGCGAGCACCGAGATCGTGTCGAGCTGGACCGCTCCGAGGTGGCGGAGCACGCCGCGCACGCCCGCCCTACGGTCGGGGGCGCCCAAAAATCCCTGCGCGCGCAGGGCGATGCGGCGGGCGTCGTCAGCGGAGAGTTCGGCGGTGGGGCGCGGCAGGCTCGGCATGGTCACACGGTAGGGGGTGGCACTGACAATGGGGGCTGAGCTGGGGAGACGGGGATCCGGGCCCTAGCGCGGCGTCGGAAGGTACGGCGCTGTCGACGGCAGTCCCAGGTCCGACGGCAACAGGGAGCCGACCCAGCAGTCCCGCCGTACTCCCTTGTTGTTGATCGCTGAGCGGAGGGTGCCCTCGATCGTGAAGCCGGCGCGTTCGGCCACTGCGCGGGAGCCCGTGTTGCCCACTTGCGCGCGCCATTCCACGCGGTCGATCGACATCCGGGTGAACGCCCAGTGGGAGGCGGCGAGGACGGCCTCGGTGATGTAGCCGTTGCCGCGGTGCTCCTTCGTCGCCCAGAAGCCGACCTCGCTCACGCCGAGGGCGCGCATGGAGAGGGCGAGCATGCCGGCCAGTTCGCCGGAGGGGAGGAAGACGCCGAACGTGAACATGGAGCCGTTCGCCCAGCCTTCGGGCACCAGCTGATCCGTGAAGCTCGCCGCGTGCTCCGGAAGGTAGGGCGACGGGATCGTGGTCCAGCGCTGGATCTCGGGGTCCTGGGCTGCCTCGTACACGGCGTCGGTGTCCTGGGTGCCCACGGTGCGCAGGACAAGACGATCGGTGGTCAGCGTGGCGGGTTCCATCGCCCGATTCTGCTCCGGGCGTGACGAGCGGCGCCATCGTTTTGCGCTGTGTCAGGGCGTCGTCACTTTTCGTGCTGTCGACGCGGCACCTTCCGCCACGCCCGCCCGTTGTCCTAGTGGCTGTCAGCGGCAGACCTCCCGGCGCGGCGGGGTCCTCGCTTACGATGGCCGTTGCTCAGTCATGTCAATGGAAACCAACCGTCCCAGGCCCGACCGGCAAGGAGACCAACCCCCGTGTCCGTCCTCTCAAAGATCATGCGTGCAGGCGAAGGCAAGATCCTGCGCAAGCTGCACCGCATCGCGGACCAGGTCAACTCCATCGAAGAGGACTTCGTCGACCTCTCCGACGCCGAGCTGCGGGCCCTCACCGATGAGTACAAGCAGCGGTACGCCGACGGCGAGAGCCTCGACGACCTGCTGCCCGAGGCGTTCGCCACCGTCCGCGAGGCGGCCAAGCGCGTTCTGGGCCAGCGGCACTACGACGTGCAGATGATGGGCGGCGCCGCGCTCCACCTCGGCTATGTCGCCGAGATGAAGACCGGTGAGGGCAAGACGCTCGTCGGCACCCTGCCCGCGTATCTGAACGCGCTCTCCGGAGACGGCGTCCACCTCATCACGGTCAACGACTACCTGGCCGAGCGCGACTCCGAGATGATGGGCCGCGTCCACAAGTTCCTGGGTCTGAGCGTCGGCTGCATCCTCGCCAACATGACGCCGGCCCAGCGCCGCGAGCAGTACGGGTGCGACATCACGTACGGCACGAACAACGAGTTCGGCTTCGACTACCTGCGCGACAACATGGCGTGGTCCCAGGACGAACTGGTGCAGCGCGGCCACAACTTCGCGGTCGTCGACGAGGTCGACTCCATCCTCGTCGACGAGGCCCGTACGCCGCTGATCATCTCCGGACCGGCCGACCAGGCCACCAAGTGGTACGGCGACTTCGCCAAGCTGGTCACCCGCCTGAAGAAGGGCGAGGCGGGCAACACCCTCAAGGGCATCGAGGAGACCGGGGACTACGAGGTCGACGAGAAGAAGCGCACCGTCGCCATCCACGAGTCCGGTGTCGCCAAGGTCGAGGACTGGCTGGGCATCGACAACCTCTACGAGTCGGTGAACACGCCGCTGGTGGGCTACCTGAACAACGCCATCAAGGCCAAGGAGCTCTTCAAGAAGGACAAGGACTATGTCGTCATCGACGGCGAAGTCATGATCGTCGACGAGCACACCGGCCGTATCCTCGCCGGCCGCCGCTACAACGAGGGCATGCACCAGGCGATCGAGGCGAAGGAAGGGGTGGACATCAAGGACGAGAACCAGACGCTCGCCACGATCACCCTGCAGAACTTCTTCCGCCTCTACAACAAGCTCTCCGGCATGACCGGTACGGCGATGACCGAGGCCGCCGAGTTCCACCAGATCTACAAGCTCGGCGTCGTCCCGATCCCGACGAACAAGCCGATGGTCCGCAAGGACCAGTCGGACCTGATCTACCGCACCGAGGTGGCCAAGTTCGACGCGGTGGTCGACGACATCGCGGAGAAGCACGAGAAGGGCCAGCCGATCCTCGTCGGCACCACCTCGGTCGAGAAGTCCGAGTACCTCTCGCAGCAGCTCTCCAAGCGCGGCATCCAGCACGAGGTGCTGAACGCGAAGCAGCACGACCGTGAGGCGACGATCGTCGCCCAGGCCGGCCGCAAGGGCGCCGTGACGGTCGCCACGAACATGGCCGGCCGTGGTACGGACATCAAGCTCGGCGGCAACCCCGATGACCTCGCCGAGGCGGAGCTGCGCCAGCGCGGCCTCGACCCCGAGGAGCACATCGAGGAGTGGGCCGCGGCGCTGCCCGCCGCCCTGGAGCGGGCCGAGAAGGCCGTCAAGGCCGAGTTCGAAGAGGTCAAGGAACTCGGCGGTCTCTACGTGCTGGGCACCGAGCGCCATGAGTCGCGGCGTATCGACAACCAGCTGCGCGGTCGTTCCGGCCGCCAGGGCGACCCCGGTGAGTCCCGCTTCTACCTCTCCCTGGGCGACGACCTGATGCGGCTGTTCAAGGCCCAGATGGTCGAGCGCGTGATGTCGATGGCGAACGTCCCCGACGACGTGCCGATCGAGAACAAGATGGTCACGCGCGCGATCGCGTCCGCCCAGTCGCAGGTCGAGACGCAGAACTTCGAGACCCGCAAGAACGTCCTCAAGTACGACGAGGTCCTCAACCGGCAGCGCGAGGTCATCTACGGCGAGCGCCGCCGCGTCCTGGAGGGCGAGGATCTGCAGGAGCAGATCCACCACTTCATGGACGACACGATCGACGCCTACATCGAGGCGGAGACCGCCGAGGGCTTCGCCGAGGAGTGGGACCTCGACCGGCTGTGGGGCGCCTTCAAGCAGCTCTACCCGGTGAAGGTCACCGTTGATGAGCTGGAGGAGGCGGCCGGCGACCGTGCCGGTCTGACGGCCGAGTTCATCTCCGAGTCCATCAAGGACGACATCCACGAGCAGTACGAGCAGCGTGAGACGCAGCTCGGCTCCGAGATCATGCGTGAGCTGGAGCGCCGGGTCGTTCTGTCGGTCCTCGACCGCAAGTGGCGCGAGCACCTCTACGAGATGGACTATCTCCAGGAGGGCATCGGCCTGCGCGCGATGGCGCAGAAGGACCCGCTGGTCGAGTACCAGCGCGAGGGCTTCGACATGTTCACCGCCATGATGGACGGCATCAAGGAGGAGTCCGTCGGCTACCTGTTCAACCTGGAGGTCCAGGTCGAGCAGCAGGTCGAGGAGGTCCCGGTCGAGGACGAGAAGCCTTCGCTGGAGAAGGAGGACGCGGTGCCGGCGCAGGCGGGCGCCCGTCCGGAGATCCGCGCCAAGGGGCTCGAAGCCCCGCAGCGGCCGGACCGGCTGCACTTCTCCGCGCCGACCGTGGACGGCGAGGGCGGCATCATCGAGGGCGACTTCAGCAGCGACGACGACGAAGAGCCCGTGCGGTCCGAGGCGGACGGCCTCACGCGTGCGGAGCGCCGCAAGCAGTCCAAGGGCGGGCGGCGCCGCAAGAAGTGACGTCGGCCGGGGCTCTGCCCCCGGCGGGTCGGCAGTGACGTGGCGGTTCTGAGGGCCGGGCACCTGTGGGTGTCCGGCCCTCTGCGTTGCGCGTCGCCGGCCCGTGTTGCCGCTTCGGCGCGTTGCTTCGGCGCGTTGCTTTCTGTTCGTCGCTTCTGTTTGTCGCTTCTGCTCGTGGTCCCTGGCCGGGGTTCCTAGTCGTCGTCCATGTGCGGCATGCGGGGACCGCCCAGTTCCACCGCCGTGCAGCGCC from Streptomyces avermitilis MA-4680 = NBRC 14893 includes the following:
- a CDS encoding response regulator; amino-acid sequence: MADSFGPMRDDDADGGVVGMGPDADSPGKEPIRVLVVDDHALFRRGLEIVLAAEEDIQVVGEAGDGAEAVDKAADLLPDIVLMDVRMPKRGGIEACTSIKEVAPSAKIIMLTISDEEADLYDAIKAGATGYLLKEISTDEVATAIRAVADGQSQISPSMASKLLTEFKSMIQRTDERRLVPAPRLTDRELEVLKLVATGMNNRDIAKELFISENTVKNHVRNILEKLQLHSRMEAVVYAMREKILEIR
- the secA gene encoding preprotein translocase subunit SecA; the encoded protein is MSVLSKIMRAGEGKILRKLHRIADQVNSIEEDFVDLSDAELRALTDEYKQRYADGESLDDLLPEAFATVREAAKRVLGQRHYDVQMMGGAALHLGYVAEMKTGEGKTLVGTLPAYLNALSGDGVHLITVNDYLAERDSEMMGRVHKFLGLSVGCILANMTPAQRREQYGCDITYGTNNEFGFDYLRDNMAWSQDELVQRGHNFAVVDEVDSILVDEARTPLIISGPADQATKWYGDFAKLVTRLKKGEAGNTLKGIEETGDYEVDEKKRTVAIHESGVAKVEDWLGIDNLYESVNTPLVGYLNNAIKAKELFKKDKDYVVIDGEVMIVDEHTGRILAGRRYNEGMHQAIEAKEGVDIKDENQTLATITLQNFFRLYNKLSGMTGTAMTEAAEFHQIYKLGVVPIPTNKPMVRKDQSDLIYRTEVAKFDAVVDDIAEKHEKGQPILVGTTSVEKSEYLSQQLSKRGIQHEVLNAKQHDREATIVAQAGRKGAVTVATNMAGRGTDIKLGGNPDDLAEAELRQRGLDPEEHIEEWAAALPAALERAEKAVKAEFEEVKELGGLYVLGTERHESRRIDNQLRGRSGRQGDPGESRFYLSLGDDLMRLFKAQMVERVMSMANVPDDVPIENKMVTRAIASAQSQVETQNFETRKNVLKYDEVLNRQREVIYGERRRVLEGEDLQEQIHHFMDDTIDAYIEAETAEGFAEEWDLDRLWGAFKQLYPVKVTVDELEEAAGDRAGLTAEFISESIKDDIHEQYEQRETQLGSEIMRELERRVVLSVLDRKWREHLYEMDYLQEGIGLRAMAQKDPLVEYQREGFDMFTAMMDGIKEESVGYLFNLEVQVEQQVEEVPVEDEKPSLEKEDAVPAQAGARPEIRAKGLEAPQRPDRLHFSAPTVDGEGGIIEGDFSSDDDEEPVRSEADGLTRAERRKQSKGGRRRKK
- the hpf gene encoding ribosome hibernation-promoting factor, HPF/YfiA family, which produces MDIVVKGRKTEVPERFRKHVAEKLKLEKIQKLDGKVISLDVEVSKEPNPRQADRCDRVEITLRSRGPVIRAEAAASDPYAALDLAADKLEARLRKEHDKRHTRRGAGRLSAADVADTVPGAATLNGSGGIVSEAESDGIPTKKIGSLEVKGEGPLVVREKTHVASPMSLDQALYEMELVGHDFYLFVDSETKEPSVVYRRHAYDYGVIHLSTDPMVAQAQSADAGGALGG
- a CDS encoding LpqB family beta-propeller domain-containing protein, with the translated sequence MGAEGGGRRRALRLGAYVGCGAVLLTGCASMPDSGDLRGVESTPRQDAQVRVFAMPPREDAAPAEIVQGFLEALTSDDPQYETAREYLTGDASKQWRPYKSTTVLADGPNPEPERTRNRETGDDFAYTLTGSRLAKVDGQHAYAPDSGDYTGTVHLTLQRKTGQWRIDALPQGVVMGKSDFERNYKSVNKYYFASNVPAGTSGQLGTVADPVYVRGKVDPVTAMVTELLKGPTRWLAPVARSSFPTDTGLKKGVTSLAPDDQNKLTVPLNKKADRVGRAQCTKMAAQLLFTLKDLTPTGVDEVELQRSDGSTLCDLGEAEAESIASHGTGKSGEYEYFIDGEQRLVRLSGSSNGKDPDPVPGALGEGAKKLRAAAVSRDEVTAAGVSFDGSSLYVGSLVSGASLGEAVVHSAGTTEKDRLTTPSWDGGGDLWVADRDPAKSRLLLLQKGSGEPLEVRTPRLDGRIDAVRVAADGVRIALIVERDGKTSLQIGRIERETKADERADVSILELHSVTPQLEEVTAMSWAGDSRLVVVGREKGGVQQMRYVQVDGSTPSGSAPASLTGVQQIAASEDERLPLVAYSEDGIVRLSSGAQWQKVMKEGTAPVYPG
- the mtrB gene encoding MtrAB system histidine kinase MtrB; the protein is MSRDSAASAPGQPGARSGRPVGRKMTGSRWGRFMEGGLLQGGVQGSPVLRLVMRWVRRPLLPVMRLWRRNIQLKIVVTTLLMSLGVVLLLGFVVIGQVRNGLLDAKVKASQSQAVGGFTVAGQRADSTASASGGDENAGAAGTPVQNVSGWMTDLVASLSSGGQGAFDVVTLSTRAADNENRGLGPRASGGVEPSLSVPEGLRKRVDAGLGVAQSYTRIVYTDHGREAQPALIIGKQVNDPNGDPYQLYYLFPLTQEEKSLSLVKGTLATAGLFVVVLLGAIAWLVVRQVVTPVRMAAGIAERLSAGHLQERMKVTGEDDIARLGEAFNKMAQNLQLKIQQLEDLSRMQRRFVSDVSHELRTPLTTVRMAADVIHEARVDFDPVTARSAELLADQLDRFESLLADLLEISRFDAGAAALEADAIDLREVVRRVVSGAEPLAERKGTHIRVVGDQQPVVAEADARRVERVLRNLVVNAVEHGEGKDVVVKLAAAGGAVAVAVRDYGVGLKPGEATRVFSRFWRADPARARTTGGTGLGLSIALEDARLHGGWLQAWGEPGGGSQFRLTLPRTADEPLRGSPIPLEPKDSRRNRGLNGAGLPLGGSGKLATVPVQPAGENAPPQMPPRAPMAPRLATATPTADPTALPGNGARVVPRPAGGARKQNDTPPASGGRSTQEPPESGSGQGEAFRGR
- a CDS encoding winged helix-turn-helix domain-containing protein, giving the protein MPSLPRPTAELSADDARRIALRAQGFLGAPDRRAGVRGVLRHLGAVQLDTISVLARSHELIPYARLGAVGRKTVERAYWTTASADASPAHPHAFEYWSHAACILPIEEWPHFAFRRRAYRARPHWNHELPDGTYDQVIKQLRTEGPLTATELGGAKKTSEWWDWSGTKVAVERALMYGEVVCVERRGWKRVYDLAERAVPKTLLHDELDDTECLRRLVRLAGQSLGVGTRADIADYHRLKGEQFDAVIADSGLVPVAVEGWSKPAWADPAALETAPRGRHRTTLLSPFDSLVWERARTERIFGFTHRLEAYVPKPKRIYGYFAMPVLAGGQLIGRVDPAREGSTLVAKQVTLDGPTAVPGVAQALVEAATWVDCTDVRVERVDIPELREPLVRELARTLG
- a CDS encoding GNAT family N-acetyltransferase; protein product: MEPATLTTDRLVLRTVGTQDTDAVYEAAQDPEIQRWTTIPSPYLPEHAASFTDQLVPEGWANGSMFTFGVFLPSGELAGMLALSMRALGVSEVGFWATKEHRGNGYITEAVLAASHWAFTRMSIDRVEWRAQVGNTGSRAVAERAGFTIEGTLRSAINNKGVRRDCWVGSLLPSDLGLPSTAPYLPTPR
- a CDS encoding ComF family protein; this encodes MRGWWQDLTDLVLPAECGGCGKPRTVLCPECRAALHGAAPCRVRPEPEPSGLPVVHASAAYEGGVRAALLAHKERGALALAGPLGTALAGAVRAGLGSARPWCGDGPVRPGGGVVRESVLLVPVPSSRRVVRARGHDPARRIALAAAGELRRAGTVARVAAVLRQRRFVADQSGLNARQRLANLAGALEVAAGGARLLAGGGRVVLVDDLMTTGASLAEAARAVRAAMADTQVYGEGTRETTGERMVGATVTEPERTEAVRRMARTSDAGDGVRAAVVAASPDAFEINWN